One genomic window of bacterium includes the following:
- a CDS encoding molybdopterin-dependent oxidoreductase, which translates to MKISRRQFLAASGAGLVSWSGRGLALAALRPIEDMGNPLTNYPNRGWEKVYRDQYRVDGSFTWICSPNCTHECRLRAFTRNGIVLRAEQNYDNHKITDIYGVKATHHWNPRGCPNGFTFQRRMYGPYRLRYPMIRRGWKQWADDGFPELNDENKKKYMFDARGRDTFVRASWDEAYTYASKGFIQIAKTYSGDEGKRRLLAQGYDPAMLAHWNGAGTRTMKFRGGMGLLGVIGKYGMYRFANTMSLVDTHVRGVSPKRARGGRAWSNYTWHGDQAPGHPFVHGLQASDCDFNDLRNSKLHIHMGKNLVENKRPDTHFFIECMERGAKVVVVAPEYSPPATKADYWIPIRPQTRFSSA; encoded by the coding sequence ATGAAGATATCCAGACGGCAGTTCCTCGCTGCGAGCGGAGCCGGTCTCGTATCCTGGAGTGGGAGAGGGCTCGCCCTTGCCGCCCTCCGTCCCATCGAAGACATGGGGAACCCGCTTACGAACTATCCGAACCGGGGATGGGAGAAGGTCTACCGCGACCAGTACCGGGTGGATGGTTCGTTCACCTGGATTTGCTCTCCGAACTGTACGCACGAATGCCGCTTGCGCGCGTTCACCCGGAACGGGATTGTCCTTCGTGCGGAACAAAATTACGACAACCACAAAATTACGGATATCTACGGTGTGAAGGCGACCCATCACTGGAATCCCCGCGGATGCCCCAATGGTTTTACTTTCCAGCGCCGGATGTATGGGCCTTACCGCCTTCGGTACCCGATGATTCGCCGCGGATGGAAGCAATGGGCCGATGACGGGTTTCCCGAACTCAATGACGAAAACAAGAAGAAATACATGTTCGACGCGCGCGGGAGAGACACCTTTGTCCGCGCAAGCTGGGATGAAGCCTACACGTATGCCTCCAAGGGGTTTATCCAAATTGCCAAGACCTACAGCGGCGATGAGGGAAAGCGCCGCCTCCTTGCCCAGGGCTACGATCCGGCGATGCTCGCGCATTGGAACGGCGCGGGCACCCGGACCATGAAATTCCGGGGCGGCATGGGCCTGCTCGGCGTGATTGGCAAATACGGCATGTACCGTTTCGCCAACACGATGTCTCTTGTGGACACCCATGTCCGGGGCGTATCCCCCAAGCGGGCGCGGGGCGGGCGCGCCTGGTCGAACTATACCTGGCACGGGGATCAGGCGCCGGGCCATCCTTTCGTCCACGGCCTGCAGGCGTCCGACTGCGACTTCAACGATCTCCGCAACAGCAAGCTTCACATTCATATGGGGAAAAACCTCGTCGAGAACAAACGCCCCGACACCCATTTCTTCATCGAGTGCATGGAAAGGGGCGCGAAGGTGGTTGTGGTGGCGCCCGAGTACAGTCCGCCCGCGACGAAGGCCGACTACTGGATTCCCATCCGTCCGCAGACGCGCTTCTCCTCGGCGTGA